From the genome of Pelagicoccus sp. SDUM812003, one region includes:
- a CDS encoding NAD-binding protein, with amino-acid sequence MKFLTSSALSFLRGESESRRRNLRLLLRFIVILVIVVAIFSVLFHVIMAWEGQQHSWLTGVYWSLTVMSTLGFGDITFHSDLGRIFSIIVLLTGVVFLLVLLPFTLIEFFYAPWVESRAKRAIRERVSPDVEGHVILLNYDPVSAALIEKLERHGNDYALLASEQEECIRLTDLGVNAYWGDPRQPDTYERLRLQHAGMVALTGNDFENSRLAFTIRSFREDIPIIASAESKSSRDVIRLSGANKTFQLPSLVGEALARRSHGGKSITHKVAQFEDLFIAEAVANTPELEGKTLAEANLRASAGVNVIGLWERGEFLIARPQSTINRNTVLLLAGSETQLETFDRLYRKSDETQSLIIVIGAGRVGAAVCRTLESENANYRVVDRSPHLLKPFGDKGVRGDASSFEVLQEAGIIDARTVVITSHDDDLEVYLTIFCRKLRPDIQIICRATQPETISELHRAGADIVLSYASMGANILSNYFKHSDVLMVAEGLNIFKVQAPPDLQGKTLLEENLVLNTGCNVIAMIADQGMQAPPNPHTPITEGTELILISDADSEARFFSRYNPKKKSSPTNRAET; translated from the coding sequence TTGAAATTCCTCACCTCCAGCGCCCTGTCCTTCCTGCGCGGCGAATCCGAATCCCGCCGCCGCAACCTGCGCCTGCTACTGCGCTTCATCGTTATCCTGGTGATTGTAGTCGCCATCTTCAGCGTGCTCTTCCACGTCATCATGGCCTGGGAGGGACAACAGCATTCCTGGCTCACCGGCGTCTACTGGTCCCTCACCGTCATGTCGACTCTGGGCTTCGGCGACATCACCTTCCACTCCGACCTGGGCCGCATCTTCAGCATCATCGTGCTGCTCACCGGAGTGGTCTTCCTGCTGGTCCTGCTGCCCTTCACCCTGATCGAATTCTTCTACGCCCCTTGGGTCGAAAGCCGGGCCAAACGCGCCATCCGCGAGCGCGTTTCTCCCGACGTCGAAGGCCACGTCATCCTGCTCAACTACGATCCCGTCTCCGCCGCCCTGATCGAAAAGCTGGAACGCCACGGAAACGACTACGCCTTGCTCGCCTCCGAGCAGGAGGAGTGCATCCGCCTCACCGACCTGGGCGTCAATGCCTACTGGGGCGACCCGCGGCAGCCCGACACCTACGAGCGCCTGCGTCTCCAACATGCGGGCATGGTGGCCCTGACGGGAAACGACTTCGAAAACTCCCGCCTCGCCTTCACCATCCGCTCCTTTCGCGAAGACATCCCGATCATCGCTTCCGCGGAGTCAAAATCCTCCCGCGACGTGATCCGCCTCTCCGGAGCCAACAAGACCTTCCAATTGCCCTCTCTCGTCGGCGAAGCCCTCGCCCGCCGCTCCCACGGCGGCAAGTCCATCACCCACAAGGTCGCCCAGTTCGAAGACCTCTTCATCGCCGAAGCGGTCGCCAACACCCCGGAGCTCGAGGGCAAGACCCTCGCCGAAGCCAACCTGCGAGCCAGCGCCGGGGTCAACGTCATCGGCCTGTGGGAACGCGGCGAATTCCTCATCGCCCGCCCCCAATCCACCATCAACCGCAACACCGTGCTGCTGCTCGCGGGATCCGAAACCCAGCTGGAGACCTTCGACCGGCTCTACCGCAAGTCCGACGAAACCCAAAGCTTGATCATCGTCATCGGAGCCGGCCGCGTGGGCGCCGCGGTCTGCCGCACCCTGGAGAGCGAAAACGCCAACTACCGCGTGGTCGATCGGTCCCCCCACTTGCTCAAGCCTTTCGGCGACAAGGGCGTGCGCGGGGACGCCTCCTCCTTCGAAGTGCTGCAGGAAGCGGGCATCATCGACGCACGCACCGTGGTGATCACCTCCCACGACGACGACCTGGAGGTCTACCTCACCATCTTCTGCCGCAAGCTCCGTCCCGACATCCAGATCATCTGTCGAGCCACCCAACCGGAAACCATCAGCGAACTCCACCGCGCGGGAGCCGACATCGTGCTCTCCTACGCTTCCATGGGCGCCAACATTCTTTCAAACTACTTCAAGCACAGCGACGTGCTCATGGTCGCCGAAGGGCTCAATATCTTCAAGGTCCAAGCCCCGCCCGATCTCCAAGGCAAAACCCTGCTCGAAGAGAACCTAGTGCTCAACACCGGCTGCAACGTCATCGCCATGATCGCCGATCAAGGCATGCAAGCGCCCCCGAACCCTCACACGCCTATCACCGAGGGCACCGAGCTGATCCTCATCAGCGACGCCGACTCCGAAGCCCGCTTCTTCAGCCGGTACAACCCGAAGAAGAAAAGCTCCCCGACCAATCGAGCCGAGACCTGA
- a CDS encoding TetR/AcrR family transcriptional regulator, translating to MKTKERILDIALRHTQKAGFRGFSFRDLAAEIGVKSAAIHYHFPTKADLGRELAARYYESDMAYLRAADDLPPEKRLDHFLELFSKTLDDGLFCLFASAASDRDVVPAEMNEYATRFFGEASKWLEKAFQEADPEGKNWTPGLGDRCVALVYGAFLMAHNNADPELFRKLTQSYRTSNLPV from the coding sequence ATGAAAACGAAGGAACGCATACTCGACATCGCCTTGAGGCACACCCAGAAGGCCGGATTCCGAGGTTTTTCCTTCCGAGACCTGGCGGCCGAAATCGGAGTCAAGTCGGCCGCGATCCACTACCACTTTCCGACCAAGGCGGATCTCGGCAGAGAACTCGCCGCGCGCTACTACGAGAGCGACATGGCCTACCTCCGGGCTGCAGATGATTTGCCGCCCGAAAAGCGACTCGACCATTTCCTAGAGCTGTTCTCAAAGACGCTGGACGATGGCCTGTTCTGCCTGTTCGCCAGCGCCGCATCCGATCGCGATGTGGTGCCCGCAGAGATGAACGAGTACGCGACGAGGTTTTTCGGCGAAGCCTCGAAGTGGCTGGAGAAAGCCTTCCAAGAGGCCGATCCGGAGGGCAAAAACTGGACCCCAGGCCTCGGGGACCGATGCGTCGCCCTCGTCTACGGCGCCTTCCTGATGGCTCACAACAATGCCGATCCAGAGCTCTTTCGAAAGCTCACGCAGTCCTACCGGACATCGAACCTACCCGTCTGA
- a CDS encoding adenylate kinase, translating into MLNIALFGPPGAGKGTQSERLIQDYKLHYISTGEILRREMADKTPLGEEARSIIAEGGLVSDEIIVQIIEKFITDNRQAKGFLFDGFPRTYIQAYILEGLMIKLHSSLTCLINLQVPEEVSVERLLKRGQSSGRSDDNEVVIRNRLREYNEKTLPVLQFYKERGLCHDVDATAPIDKVYASIKDVVEQELRKTLLNVVIFGYPGSGRGSQGKALAAKYGLEFVATGPMLEEEIAANTELGKKIKALYESGQLVPDEIVVPLIERRIENAGDVKGFIFKGFPRTLVQSYILDGLLQKHGSSISKVIEIEVPTLELIRRLDARSKTERCMPYDSSTQKIVKRLEEHEMKTVPVIRKYNQLHGVTRIDGKASFDEVSARISAAMEESPGIS; encoded by the coding sequence ATGTTGAATATCGCGTTATTCGGACCTCCAGGAGCAGGCAAAGGAACACAGTCGGAGCGACTGATTCAGGACTACAAACTGCACTACATTTCCACCGGCGAAATCTTGCGCCGCGAAATGGCGGACAAAACACCCTTGGGAGAGGAAGCCCGCAGCATCATCGCAGAGGGCGGGCTCGTTTCGGACGAAATCATCGTTCAAATCATAGAGAAATTCATCACCGACAACCGTCAGGCGAAGGGCTTTCTATTCGATGGCTTTCCCCGCACCTACATTCAGGCCTACATCCTCGAAGGCCTGATGATCAAACTGCACAGCTCTCTGACCTGTCTGATCAATCTGCAGGTACCGGAAGAGGTATCCGTCGAAAGACTCCTCAAGCGCGGCCAGAGCTCGGGCCGCAGCGATGACAATGAAGTCGTGATCCGAAACCGCCTGCGCGAATACAATGAAAAGACCCTGCCGGTGCTCCAGTTCTACAAGGAGAGGGGGCTGTGCCACGACGTGGACGCGACGGCTCCTATCGACAAGGTCTACGCGTCCATCAAGGACGTAGTGGAGCAGGAACTACGCAAGACTCTACTCAACGTGGTCATCTTCGGCTATCCGGGCTCGGGCCGCGGTTCACAAGGAAAAGCCCTCGCCGCGAAGTACGGCCTGGAGTTCGTGGCCACCGGCCCCATGCTGGAGGAAGAGATCGCCGCCAACACGGAACTGGGAAAAAAGATCAAGGCCCTCTACGAAAGCGGCCAGTTGGTCCCGGACGAAATCGTGGTGCCGCTGATCGAGCGTCGCATCGAAAACGCCGGCGACGTCAAAGGCTTCATCTTCAAAGGATTTCCCAGAACCTTGGTGCAGTCCTACATTCTCGATGGTCTGCTGCAAAAGCACGGCTCCTCCATATCCAAGGTCATCGAAATAGAAGTGCCCACCTTGGAGCTGATCCGACGCTTGGACGCCCGCAGCAAAACCGAGCGCTGCATGCCCTACGACAGCAGCACGCAAAAGATCGTCAAACGCCTGGAAGAGCACGAAATGAAAACCGTTCCCGTGATCCGCAAGTACAACCAGCTGCACGGCGTGACGCGCATAGACGGCAAAGCCAGCTTCGACGAAGTCTCAGCCCGCATCTCCGCAGCCATGGAAGAAAGCCCCGGAATCTCCTAA
- a CDS encoding NAD(P)-dependent oxidoreductase gives MKDTPISFIGLGRMGANMARHLKDLGYSIASVYDINKTATELVAPEVDAVAASSAAEAIQSAKIIFTVIPDDEAMAELFSKENLSEVAGKTFINCATLSPEAHQAAAAAAKEARAEALEAAMASSIPQARNGTLYLMIGGDEDVFQKNKPLLEDLSQDLQYIGPIGSAAKVKALVNMVMNINTAGLAEGLGLGAALGLDLQVLKKVFSQTGANSRVLETDGDDMIARDHDCYFSAAHAAKDSSIANALAKASGVTVPLSEATEAQYRKLIDADKGELDKSAVSELTFPGRDHDPLM, from the coding sequence ATGAAAGACACACCCATCTCCTTCATCGGCCTCGGCCGCATGGGCGCCAACATGGCCCGTCACCTCAAAGACCTTGGCTACTCTATCGCTAGCGTCTACGATATCAACAAGACCGCCACCGAGCTGGTGGCTCCAGAAGTCGACGCCGTCGCCGCCAGCTCCGCCGCCGAAGCCATCCAGTCCGCCAAAATCATCTTCACCGTCATCCCCGACGACGAAGCCATGGCCGAGCTCTTTTCAAAGGAAAACCTCAGCGAGGTCGCCGGCAAAACCTTCATCAACTGCGCCACCCTTTCGCCCGAAGCCCACCAAGCTGCGGCCGCCGCCGCCAAAGAGGCCCGAGCCGAAGCTCTCGAAGCCGCCATGGCCTCCTCCATCCCTCAAGCCCGCAACGGCACGCTCTACCTGATGATCGGAGGCGACGAAGACGTTTTTCAGAAAAACAAGCCGCTTCTCGAAGACTTGTCACAAGATCTTCAATACATCGGTCCCATCGGCAGCGCCGCCAAGGTCAAGGCTCTGGTCAATATGGTCATGAACATCAACACCGCCGGACTCGCCGAAGGCCTGGGGCTGGGAGCCGCTCTCGGCCTGGACCTGCAAGTCCTCAAGAAAGTCTTCTCCCAGACCGGGGCCAATTCTCGCGTGCTGGAGACCGACGGCGACGACATGATCGCCCGCGACCACGACTGCTACTTCTCCGCCGCCCACGCCGCTAAGGACTCGAGCATCGCCAACGCCCTCGCCAAAGCCAGCGGCGTCACCGTGCCGCTCTCCGAAGCCACCGAGGCTCAATACCGCAAGCTCATCGACGCCGACAAAGGCGAGCTCGACAAATCCGCCGTCTCCGAGCTCACCTTTCCCGGCCGCGATCACGACCCGTTGATGTAG
- a CDS encoding alpha/beta fold hydrolase has product MDTSTLKNRYGQRIDATFHPAPNTRYLALIGHGVTGNKDRPLIKGLADQLAMRGIPALRFSFTGNGKSQGRFEDCTITSETQDLTDLLDEFSSPQRHIIYVGHSMGGAVGALVAAEEPYRIQTLVSLAGMVHTAEFFKREFGNATPGQGFMWDEPTCPLSQKAWDDALAIGDTLKAAETLTQPWLLFHGADDDVVPLSDSHAALSAATTAKIKLVERPGESHMFSELAYREIAADIADWVS; this is encoded by the coding sequence ATGGATACATCGACGCTCAAAAACCGCTACGGCCAGCGCATCGACGCCACCTTCCACCCTGCGCCCAATACACGCTACCTCGCCCTTATCGGACATGGAGTTACCGGCAACAAGGACCGCCCGCTGATCAAAGGACTGGCCGACCAGCTGGCGATGCGAGGCATCCCCGCCCTGCGTTTCTCCTTCACCGGAAACGGAAAGTCGCAAGGGCGCTTCGAAGACTGCACCATCACCAGCGAAACCCAGGACCTCACCGACCTGCTGGACGAATTCTCCAGCCCGCAACGCCACATCATCTACGTCGGCCATAGCATGGGCGGAGCCGTCGGCGCCCTCGTCGCCGCCGAAGAGCCCTACCGTATCCAAACCTTGGTGTCGCTCGCCGGCATGGTCCACACCGCCGAGTTCTTCAAACGCGAGTTCGGAAACGCCACGCCCGGACAAGGCTTCATGTGGGACGAGCCCACCTGCCCGCTCTCGCAAAAGGCTTGGGACGACGCCCTCGCTATCGGAGACACGCTAAAGGCCGCCGAAACGCTCACGCAACCTTGGCTGCTCTTCCATGGCGCCGACGACGACGTTGTGCCCCTTTCCGACAGCCACGCAGCCCTTTCCGCGGCAACCACCGCCAAGATCAAGCTGGTGGAACGCCCCGGCGAGTCGCATATGTTCAGCGAGCTCGCCTACCGCGAAATCGCCGCCGACATCGCGGACTGGGTTTCCTGA
- a CDS encoding NAD(P)H-dependent oxidoreductase: MNHTPTVLIINGSPRGERSLSRRMASSFEESWLSRIPGSKIITRNVGVEPPPFVSEKWIAAVFTPPEERNATQRELLAYSDQAISELKAADVLVLATPMHNYGVPAAVKAWVDQVVRVGETFSFDLGRGDFPLEPILSGKRMVTLTTSGEFGFTGDGIRADWNHLHPHIEVFSRYFGVSHSWQEGIEYQEFGDQRFEDSKAKSFAAIPVIVDEVISSYQQEDKVLSA, encoded by the coding sequence ATGAACCACACACCAACCGTACTCATCATCAATGGAAGCCCTCGCGGGGAACGCTCGCTCTCGCGAAGAATGGCGAGCAGCTTCGAGGAGAGCTGGCTAAGCCGGATTCCAGGCTCCAAAATCATTACCCGTAACGTGGGCGTCGAGCCCCCGCCATTCGTTTCCGAGAAATGGATAGCGGCCGTCTTCACGCCACCTGAGGAAAGAAACGCAACGCAGCGAGAGCTGCTCGCATATTCGGACCAAGCGATCAGCGAGCTAAAAGCGGCGGACGTCCTGGTGCTCGCCACTCCCATGCACAACTACGGAGTGCCGGCAGCCGTAAAAGCCTGGGTCGATCAAGTCGTGCGGGTCGGAGAAACGTTTTCATTCGACCTTGGACGAGGCGACTTCCCCTTAGAACCCATTCTCTCAGGCAAGCGCATGGTGACTTTGACCACTAGCGGAGAATTCGGCTTCACCGGCGACGGCATACGAGCCGACTGGAATCACCTTCACCCTCATATCGAAGTATTCTCGCGATACTTCGGAGTGTCCCATTCCTGGCAGGAAGGCATCGAATACCAAGAGTTCGGCGACCAGAGGTTTGAAGACTCGAAAGCCAAGTCCTTCGCCGCGATTCCCGTAATCGTAGACGAGGTCATATCGTCGTACCAGCAAGAGGACAAGGTCCTGAGCGCCTGA